The following proteins come from a genomic window of Microbacterium sp. JZ31:
- a CDS encoding DUF72 domain-containing protein yields the protein MTPPRGRAWVGVSGWRYPSWRGDFYPRGLVQRRELEYIGERMSSAEINGSFYSLQRPSSYARWRDSVPSGFVFAVKGPRYITHMLRLRSAGTALSNFFASGPLTLHDKLGPILWQLPARQPFEPEALDAFLKSLPRTTAEALDIARGHDRRMEGRTALAIDEDRPLRHSIEPRSATFADPAFAEMLRERDVSLTVADTAGTFPMFDEVTASDHVYVRLHGSQELYQSGYTDDELDDWATRIRAWTDGSGCPDGRPRDVYVYFDNDARGRAPHDAVALEARLADAPGS from the coding sequence ATGACACCGCCACGAGGGCGCGCGTGGGTGGGAGTTTCCGGGTGGCGATACCCGAGCTGGCGTGGAGACTTCTACCCCCGCGGCCTCGTGCAGCGCCGCGAGCTCGAGTACATCGGCGAACGGATGTCGAGCGCCGAGATCAACGGATCGTTCTATTCGCTGCAGCGTCCGTCGAGCTACGCCCGCTGGCGCGACAGCGTGCCGAGCGGCTTTGTGTTCGCGGTCAAGGGCCCGCGCTACATCACGCACATGCTGCGTCTGCGGAGCGCGGGGACGGCGCTGTCGAACTTCTTCGCATCGGGGCCGCTGACCCTGCATGACAAGCTCGGGCCGATCCTCTGGCAGCTGCCGGCGCGGCAGCCGTTCGAGCCGGAGGCGCTCGATGCGTTCCTGAAGTCGCTGCCGCGCACGACCGCCGAGGCGCTCGACATCGCGCGCGGTCACGACAGGCGGATGGAGGGCCGCACCGCCCTCGCGATCGACGAGGACCGTCCCCTGCGCCACTCGATCGAGCCGCGGTCGGCGACGTTCGCCGACCCCGCCTTCGCCGAGATGCTGCGTGAGCGCGACGTGTCGCTCACGGTCGCCGACACGGCCGGCACGTTCCCGATGTTCGACGAGGTGACCGCGAGCGACCACGTGTACGTGCGGCTGCACGGCTCGCAGGAGCTGTACCAGAGCGGCTACACGGATGACGAGCTCGACGACTGGGCGACGCGGATCCGGGCGTGGACGGACGGATCCGGATGTCCCGACGGGCGCCCGCGCGACGTGTACGTGTACTTCGACAACGACGCCCGCGGTCGCGCCCCGCACGACGCGGTCGCGCTGGAGGCACGCCTGGCCGACGCGCCCGGGAGCTGA
- a CDS encoding NAD(P)-binding domain-containing protein — protein sequence MTGRAATVIVIGAGQAGLSAAFHLRRHGFASALDAPDAARTYVVLDANPVPGGAWQHRWESLHVDKLNRIFDLPGLAQPELDPAEPSRSAVPRYFAAFEERFAPPILRPVRVESVDYADDDEDGDLVVRTDHGVWLARAIINATGTWNNPVLPTYPGQETFRGRQLHTRDYVRLEDFAGLRVGIVGGGISAVQQLEEISRVAQTRWYTRREPVFNDAGFSPEIEGRATIEKVTADVEAGRPTGSVVGYTGLIWTPYARAARDRGALVRHPMFTRIEPDGVREADGSFTPLDAILWATGFKADLRHLDPLYLRNRLGGITMRGTQVHGEPRVHLIGFGPSQSTVGANRAGREAVATLVRALDDDFAQDEADIAV from the coding sequence ATGACAGGCCGGGCCGCCACCGTGATCGTGATCGGCGCCGGGCAGGCGGGTCTGTCGGCCGCCTTCCATCTGCGGCGGCACGGCTTCGCCAGCGCGCTCGACGCCCCCGACGCGGCGCGCACCTACGTGGTGCTGGATGCCAACCCGGTGCCGGGCGGCGCGTGGCAGCACCGGTGGGAGTCGCTGCACGTCGACAAGCTGAACCGCATCTTCGACCTGCCGGGCCTCGCGCAGCCGGAGCTCGATCCGGCGGAGCCGAGTCGGAGCGCCGTCCCCCGCTACTTCGCGGCGTTCGAGGAACGCTTCGCCCCGCCGATCCTGCGCCCCGTGCGCGTGGAATCGGTGGACTACGCGGACGACGACGAGGACGGCGACCTCGTCGTGCGCACGGACCACGGCGTGTGGCTCGCCCGCGCCATCATCAACGCGACCGGCACGTGGAACAACCCGGTGCTGCCGACCTATCCCGGACAGGAGACCTTCCGCGGCCGCCAGCTGCACACCCGCGACTACGTGCGGCTCGAGGACTTCGCGGGGCTGCGCGTGGGCATCGTGGGCGGCGGGATCTCGGCCGTGCAGCAGCTCGAGGAGATCTCCCGGGTCGCGCAGACGCGCTGGTACACGCGCCGCGAGCCGGTGTTCAACGACGCCGGCTTCTCCCCCGAGATCGAGGGCCGGGCGACGATCGAGAAGGTCACGGCCGACGTCGAGGCGGGCCGCCCGACCGGGAGCGTCGTCGGGTACACGGGCCTGATCTGGACGCCGTACGCCCGGGCGGCGCGCGACCGCGGCGCGCTCGTGCGGCATCCGATGTTCACGCGCATCGAGCCGGACGGCGTGCGCGAGGCCGACGGGTCGTTCACCCCGCTCGACGCGATCCTGTGGGCGACGGGGTTCAAGGCCGACCTGCGGCACCTCGATCCGCTGTACCTGCGCAACCGGCTCGGCGGCATCACGATGCGCGGCACGCAGGTGCACGGCGAACCGCGCGTGCACCTGATCGGCTTCGGCCCGTCGCAGTCGACCGTGGGCGCGAACCGCGCGGGCCGCGAAGCCGTCGCGACGCTCGTGCGCGCCCTCGACGACGACTTCGCGCAGGACGAGGCCGACATCGCCGTCTGA
- a CDS encoding ribonuclease H family protein, with translation MPDLIDVPASDRYVIATDGACQGNPGPTGWAWVGEDGQWAAGAIPQGTNNIGELTALLRGIRDNAHVRDLVVQADSMYAINTYRSWMDGHKRRGWRTSAKQPVKNVDILEALIAARDARRAAGLPDVVLEHVKGHAGHRLNSWADERAVRAARHAAKGLEGSWESRAGHPAVDVGVAPPTGAQDRVRRK, from the coding sequence GTGCCCGACCTCATCGACGTCCCCGCTTCCGACCGGTACGTGATCGCGACCGACGGCGCCTGCCAGGGCAACCCCGGGCCGACCGGATGGGCGTGGGTCGGCGAGGATGGCCAGTGGGCGGCCGGCGCGATTCCGCAGGGTACGAACAACATCGGCGAGCTGACGGCGCTGCTGCGCGGCATCCGCGACAACGCGCACGTGCGCGACCTCGTCGTGCAGGCCGATTCGATGTACGCCATCAACACGTACCGGTCGTGGATGGACGGCCACAAGCGACGCGGCTGGCGCACGTCGGCGAAGCAGCCCGTGAAGAACGTCGACATCCTCGAGGCGCTGATCGCGGCGCGTGACGCCCGCCGTGCCGCGGGTCTGCCCGACGTCGTGCTCGAGCACGTCAAGGGGCATGCCGGCCACCGCCTGAACAGCTGGGCGGATGAGCGCGCCGTGCGCGCCGCGCGCCATGCCGCCAAGGGTCTCGAGGGCTCGTGGGAGTCGCGCGCCGGCCACCCCGCGGTGGACGTCGGAGTCGCGCCTCCCACCGGCGCCCAGGACCGCGTGCGCCGGAAGTAG